In Rhinoraja longicauda isolate Sanriku21f chromosome 39, sRhiLon1.1, whole genome shotgun sequence, one DNA window encodes the following:
- the LOC144611062 gene encoding caveolin-3-like, whose product MAEGPPSKDSLHLDTHTREIDLVNRDPKHLNQEVVKVEFEAVMAEPVGLHSVPGVWQLTHTTFTVSQYWCYRVLTAMCGVPAAILWGFLFACGTFWQVWAAVPCVRCHLLGLHCLARTFPVCLRAVCDPLSQAAGGALGSLRLALGRGS is encoded by the exons ATGGCGGAGGGGCCACCCAGCAAGGACAGCCTCCACCTCGACACCCACACCAGGGAGATCGACCTGGTCAACAGGGACCCCAAACACCTCAACCAGGAGGTGGTGAAG GTGGAGTTTGAGGCGGTGATGGCGGAGCCGGTGGGACTGCACAGTGTGCCGGGGGTCTGGCAGCTCACACACACCACCTTCACCGTGTCCCAGTACTGGTGCTACCGCGTGCTGACGGCCATGTGCGGCGTTCCTGCCGCCATCCTGTGGGGCTTCCTCTTCGCCTGCGGAACCttctggcaggtgtgggcagccGTGCCCTGCGTCCGCTGCCACTTGCTGGGTCTGCACTGCCTGGCGCGCACCTTCCCCGTCTGTCTGCGGGCCGTCTGTGACCCCCTGTCTCAGGCTGCAGGAGGGGCGCTGGGCAGTCTGCGTCTGGCCCTGGGCAGGGGGAGCTAG
- the LOC144611173 gene encoding caveolin-2-like: protein MEEGYTQVELDDGVPGIEWGREGGREPSPPHGTPDPENRDPQGMNQHLTVDFGQMVAEPFSTHSFDRVWAWSHVSFEVCKLWGYRAVSLIFAVPASIAAGCLFACAACLHIWCLVPCARICLLSRPTWQTFCLSLTDTIVAPLCSSMAHCLRGADLTLARH from the exons ATGGAGGAAGGTTACACTCAGGTGGAGCTGGACGATGGGGTTCCTGGCATTgaatgggggagagaagggggtcgCGAGCCCTCACCACCCCACGGCACTCCGGATCCGGAAAACCGGGACCCGCAGGGAATGAACCAGCACCTCACG GTGGACTTTGGGCAGATGGTCGCGGAGCCCTTCAGCACCCACAGCTTCGACAGGGTGTGGGCCTGGAGCCATGTGTCCTTCGAGGTGTGCAAGCTCTGGGGCTACCGCGCCGTCTCGCTGATCTTCGCCGTCCCGGCCTCCATCGCCGCAGGCTGCCTCTTCGcctgtgctgcctgcctgcacatCTG GTGCCTGGTGCCGTGCGCACGGATCTGCCTCCTGAGCCGGCCCACCTGGCAAACCTTCTGCCTCAGCCTGACGGACACCATAGTGGCCCCCCTCTGCTCCAGCATGGCCCACTGTCTCCGAGGAGCCGATCTGACGCTGGCCCGGCACTAG